The following are encoded in a window of Streptomyces griseiscabiei genomic DNA:
- a CDS encoding 4-carboxy-4-hydroxy-2-oxoadipate aldolase/oxaloacetate decarboxylase gives MIRVSTKFERPDATVVERLSAFSSATVHEAQGRLGALDSAIKPVDHRMSLCGPAFTVQCAPRDNLMLQTAIAYARPGDIVVVSAGAYEEAGSFGDVLANACQAKGLGGLVTDTGVRDTEDLRALGFPVFSRSVSVKGTVKETVGPMCEPVTVGGVLVRPGDVVRADADGVVVVRREDAAEVVTLSQERIDAEAGYIAAYRSGRTVIEMCGLEPLLAAKGLVVDDE, from the coding sequence ATGATCCGCGTCAGTACGAAGTTCGAGCGGCCGGACGCCACCGTCGTCGAGCGACTGAGCGCCTTCTCCTCGGCCACCGTCCACGAGGCACAGGGCCGGCTCGGCGCCCTGGACTCCGCCATCAAGCCCGTCGACCACCGGATGTCCCTGTGCGGCCCCGCGTTCACGGTCCAGTGCGCGCCCCGCGACAACCTGATGCTCCAGACCGCCATCGCCTACGCCCGTCCCGGTGACATCGTCGTCGTCTCGGCCGGCGCCTACGAGGAGGCCGGTTCCTTCGGCGACGTCCTCGCCAACGCCTGCCAGGCCAAGGGGCTCGGCGGTCTCGTCACCGACACCGGCGTCCGTGACACCGAGGACCTGCGGGCCCTGGGGTTCCCCGTCTTCTCCCGCAGCGTCTCCGTCAAGGGCACAGTGAAGGAGACCGTGGGCCCGATGTGCGAGCCGGTGACCGTCGGTGGCGTACTCGTCCGCCCGGGGGACGTGGTGCGGGCCGACGCCGACGGTGTGGTCGTCGTACGCCGGGAGGACGCGGCGGAGGTGGTCACCCTGTCCCAGGAACGGATCGACGCCGAGGCCGGGTACATCGCCGCCTACCGGTCGGGAAGGACCGTCATCGAGATGTGCGGCCTCGAACCGCTGCTCGCGGCCAAGGGGTTGGTCGTCGACGACGAGTGA
- a CDS encoding discoidin domain-containing protein: MRPVDTGPPRPARTLYVGFVALLAALLVGALVPAAHAGTAPQREPVRIKPVWPGNTPNTTGGKDYFIDAALGRDSAAGTSPAAAWRTLGKANATTFAPGDRVLLKAGAQWQDEQLWPKGSGAAGRPITVSAYGDPDARRPYIATNGKVRSPFRADGTKNPATVGLTGAIVLRNQQYWNINNVELSNDDDFATDITTGTYVRDGIMISINADLLAGGADSVMDHFRISDVYVHHLDGPSTWQRIHYGAVNFQVFGSRSYKNYGTGGYYFKDVRIENNTFENVELHAVQFAFNWFAADGADAGQYDESGKWHEGWEQLWVRTRDLYSRDVYIGHNYAESVGQGAIQLANTKHMTVEYNEVNGYLERYDAVSCALYLWAGADSVMQFNEVYGGPDNEYDGTPWDLEYTNFNVTYQFNYSHDNAAGWMAYMGNSANSIARYNLSVNDNGVLVKNMLSTNYSPTYFTNNTFVYDGADLDYVHDETFLSRVYFLNNVFYNTSETRPTTWYRRTGALRQAVFAHNDYYEAGGTHSPQEPADPDGPRADPRFVGDPADYVTGAGVHRIREAAAHFALRDDSPLVDAGRYNPRLGTQDFLGRHIYHGDAPDIGMAETLIGPKVPNPVDDDPIEEEADNRADLALGRPVTASSTHPGANGTLTADRLTDGNPTTRWAAADDAAYPVTLDIDLGANTTFDQVYLDEYTDSGTNPRVRTFDLQRWDAAAGRWVTFATRDTGIGHDLTVSGFGDITTSRLRVALTGTIATERYTPTLTGISVYRSDG, from the coding sequence ATGAGACCCGTCGACACCGGACCTCCGCGCCCCGCCCGGACGCTGTACGTGGGCTTCGTCGCCCTGCTCGCCGCACTGCTCGTCGGAGCGCTGGTGCCCGCCGCGCACGCCGGCACGGCCCCGCAGCGCGAGCCCGTAAGGATCAAGCCCGTCTGGCCGGGCAACACGCCGAACACCACCGGCGGCAAGGACTACTTCATCGACGCCGCCCTCGGTCGCGACAGCGCGGCCGGGACCTCGCCGGCCGCCGCCTGGCGCACCCTGGGCAAGGCGAACGCGACCACGTTCGCGCCCGGCGACCGCGTCCTGCTGAAGGCCGGCGCTCAGTGGCAGGACGAGCAGCTGTGGCCGAAGGGCTCGGGTGCCGCGGGCCGGCCGATCACCGTCTCCGCGTACGGCGATCCGGACGCGCGACGCCCCTACATCGCGACGAACGGCAAGGTGCGGAGTCCGTTCAGGGCGGACGGCACGAAGAATCCGGCGACGGTCGGGCTGACGGGTGCCATCGTGCTGCGCAACCAGCAGTACTGGAACATCAACAACGTCGAACTCTCCAATGACGACGACTTCGCGACCGACATCACCACGGGGACGTACGTCCGCGACGGCATCATGATCTCGATCAACGCCGATCTCCTGGCGGGCGGCGCGGACAGCGTCATGGACCATTTCCGGATCTCGGACGTGTACGTCCACCATCTCGACGGCCCGAGCACCTGGCAGCGCATCCACTACGGCGCGGTGAACTTCCAGGTGTTCGGCAGCCGCAGCTACAAGAACTACGGCACGGGCGGCTACTACTTCAAGGACGTCCGGATCGAGAACAACACCTTCGAGAACGTCGAACTGCACGCCGTCCAGTTCGCCTTCAACTGGTTCGCGGCGGACGGCGCGGACGCCGGTCAGTACGACGAGAGCGGGAAGTGGCACGAGGGCTGGGAGCAGTTGTGGGTGCGCACCCGCGATCTGTACAGCCGTGACGTCTACATCGGCCACAACTACGCGGAGAGCGTCGGCCAGGGCGCGATCCAGCTCGCCAACACCAAGCACATGACGGTCGAGTACAACGAGGTGAACGGCTATCTGGAACGCTACGACGCGGTGTCCTGCGCGCTGTATCTGTGGGCCGGAGCCGATTCGGTGATGCAGTTCAACGAGGTCTACGGCGGCCCGGACAACGAGTACGACGGCACACCGTGGGATCTCGAATACACCAACTTCAACGTCACGTACCAGTTCAACTACTCGCACGACAACGCGGCGGGCTGGATGGCCTACATGGGCAACAGCGCGAACTCGATAGCCCGTTACAACCTGAGCGTGAACGACAACGGCGTCCTGGTGAAGAACATGCTGTCGACGAACTACTCGCCGACGTACTTCACGAACAACACGTTCGTCTATGACGGCGCGGATCTCGACTACGTCCACGACGAGACGTTCCTGAGCCGTGTCTACTTCCTCAACAACGTCTTCTACAACACCTCGGAGACCAGACCGACGACCTGGTACCGCCGGACGGGCGCCCTGCGGCAGGCGGTGTTCGCGCACAACGACTACTACGAGGCCGGCGGCACCCACTCGCCCCAGGAACCGGCCGACCCGGACGGACCGCGGGCCGACCCGCGCTTCGTCGGTGACCCGGCCGACTACGTCACGGGGGCGGGTGTGCACCGCATCCGGGAGGCCGCCGCGCACTTCGCCCTCCGCGACGACTCACCGCTCGTCGACGCCGGACGCTACAACCCCCGTCTGGGCACCCAGGACTTCCTGGGCCGGCACATCTACCACGGCGACGCCCCGGACATCGGTATGGCCGAGACCCTGATCGGCCCGAAGGTCCCGAACCCGGTGGACGACGATCCGATCGAGGAGGAGGCCGACAACCGGGCCGACCTCGCCCTCGGCAGACCGGTCACCGCCAGCTCGACCCACCCCGGGGCGAACGGCACGCTCACCGCCGACAGACTCACCGACGGGAACCCCACGACCCGCTGGGCCGCCGCCGACGACGCGGCCTATCCCGTCACCCTCGACATCGACCTCGGCGCGAACACCACCTTCGACCAGGTGTATCTGGACGAGTACACGGACTCGGGCACCAACCCCCGGGTGCGGACGTTCGATCTGCAACGGTGGGACGCGGCGGCCGGCCGCTGGGTCACCTTCGCGACCCGTGACACCGGCATCGGTCACGATCTGACCGTGTCCGGCTTCGGTGACATCACCACCTCCCGGCTGCGGGTGGCGCTCACCGGGACGATCGCGACGGAGCGGTACACGCCCACGCTGACCGGGATCTCCGTCTACCGGAGCGACGGCTAG